The Chelatococcus sp. HY11 genome includes a window with the following:
- the tyrS gene encoding tyrosine--tRNA ligase, with the protein MTRFRSDFLRTLDERGFIHQISDPEGLDALALKGRISGYVGYDATATSIHIGNLISVTMLYWLQETGHQAISLMGGGTSMVGDPSFRDDQRKLLTVEQIETNIESIKRVYGNILNYGGSNPATMVNNADWLLKLNYVEFLRDVGRHFSVNRMLSFDSVKLRLDREQSLSFLEFNYMIMQGYDFTELNRRYGTVLQMGGSDQWGNIINGVDLSHRMGGPQLYALTTPLLTKASGEKMGKSASGAVWLNGDLFSAYDFWQYFRNTEDADVGKFLKIFTRLPLDEIAKLAALGGNEINEAKKVLATEVTAIVHGRAAAEAAAETARKTFEEGALADTLPSVDLPPGSLAAGLGVLNAAVTAGLVASTGEARRQIKGGGLRINDTTVTDERAVLTAADLTGDGVIKISLGRKKHVLLRQS; encoded by the coding sequence ATGACCCGCTTCCGCTCCGACTTTCTCCGCACGCTCGACGAACGCGGCTTCATCCACCAGATCTCGGACCCGGAAGGGCTCGACGCCCTTGCTCTCAAGGGCCGCATCTCCGGCTATGTCGGCTATGACGCAACCGCGACGTCGATCCATATCGGCAACCTTATCTCGGTCACCATGCTCTATTGGCTGCAGGAAACGGGCCACCAGGCGATCAGCCTGATGGGCGGCGGCACCTCCATGGTGGGCGACCCCTCGTTCCGCGACGATCAGCGCAAGCTTCTGACCGTGGAGCAGATCGAAACCAATATCGAGAGCATCAAGCGGGTCTACGGGAACATCCTGAACTACGGTGGCTCCAACCCGGCGACCATGGTCAATAACGCCGACTGGCTGCTCAAGCTCAACTATGTGGAGTTCCTGCGGGACGTCGGCCGGCATTTCTCGGTCAACCGCATGCTGAGCTTCGATTCGGTCAAACTCCGTCTCGATCGCGAACAATCGCTGAGCTTCCTTGAATTCAACTACATGATCATGCAGGGCTACGACTTTACCGAGCTCAACCGGCGCTACGGCACGGTTTTGCAGATGGGTGGGTCGGACCAGTGGGGCAATATCATCAACGGTGTCGATCTCAGCCATCGAATGGGTGGCCCGCAGCTCTATGCCCTGACAACGCCCCTGTTGACCAAGGCCTCAGGCGAAAAAATGGGCAAGTCGGCTTCGGGCGCCGTGTGGCTCAATGGCGATCTCTTCAGCGCCTATGATTTCTGGCAGTACTTCCGCAACACGGAAGACGCCGACGTCGGCAAGTTCCTGAAGATCTTCACACGTCTCCCGCTGGACGAGATCGCCAAGCTGGCGGCGCTCGGCGGCAACGAGATCAATGAAGCGAAGAAGGTCCTGGCGACCGAGGTCACGGCCATCGTCCACGGTCGCGCCGCCGCCGAGGCGGCGGCGGAGACCGCGCGCAAGACCTTCGAGGAGGGCGCGCTCGCTGATACCCTGCCGAGCGTCGATCTGCCGCCGGGAAGCCTTGCAGCGGGCCTCGGCGTGCTGAACGCCGCCGTCACCGCCGGGCTTGTCGCCTCGACCGGCGAGGCACGCCGCCAGATCAAGGGCGGCGGCCTGCGTATCAATGATACAACCGTGACCGACGAACGCGCGGTTCTAACGGCGGCGGATCTGACCGGCGACGGAGTGATCAAGATCTCCCTTGGACGCAAAAAGCACGTCCTGCTCCGGCAGTCCTGA
- a CDS encoding alpha/beta hydrolase, with product MPEVIFTGPAGRIEGRYHPAKEKGAPIAIVLHPHPQFGGTMNNQIVYSLYYTYVNRGFSVLRFNFRGVGRSQGAFDHGQGELSDAAAALDWAQSVNPEARTCWIAGVSFGAWIGMQLLMRRPEIEGFLSIAAMANRYDFSFLAPCPSSGLFVHGSQDRVAPLREVVSVIEKVKTQKGIQIEHAVVDGANHFFEGKLEELMTTVDGYLDKRLGAVQENAA from the coding sequence ATGCCTGAAGTTATTTTCACCGGACCCGCCGGACGTATAGAAGGCCGCTATCATCCGGCCAAGGAGAAAGGTGCGCCAATCGCCATCGTGCTGCACCCGCATCCCCAGTTTGGCGGCACGATGAATAACCAGATCGTGTACAGCCTCTATTACACTTATGTGAATCGCGGCTTCTCCGTTCTTCGTTTCAATTTTCGTGGCGTGGGGCGCAGCCAGGGCGCGTTTGATCACGGCCAAGGCGAGTTGTCGGATGCGGCGGCAGCGCTTGACTGGGCGCAGTCAGTCAATCCCGAAGCCCGTACCTGCTGGATCGCAGGCGTTTCCTTCGGCGCCTGGATTGGCATGCAGCTTCTGATGCGTCGCCCCGAGATCGAGGGCTTCCTGTCGATCGCGGCCATGGCGAACCGCTATGACTTCAGCTTTCTGGCGCCCTGCCCGTCGTCGGGCCTCTTCGTCCACGGCTCGCAGGATCGCGTCGCGCCGCTGCGCGAGGTCGTCAGCGTCATCGAGAAGGTGAAGACCCAGAAGGGCATTCAGATCGAGCACGCGGTCGTCGACGGCGCCAACCATTTCTTCGAGGGCAAGCTCGAGGAATTGATGACCACGGTCGACGGCTATCTCGACAAGCGTCTCGGCGCTGTCCAGGAGAACGCGGCCTGA
- a CDS encoding cysteine desulfurase family protein, whose product MTAGRVYLDYNASAPLRPEVVEAMLRVLTTSGNGSSVHREGRAARAAIEEARGKAAALVGAEAAKLVFTSGGTEANVLALSPHVRVRGFDGRNKDLPLARCFVGATEHPSILAGGRFPAEAVAVVPVDGNGVVDIAWLEEHLDDSAGRPFVSLQMANNETGVLQPIGEVAQLVHAAGGILHVDAVQAAGKMPIDFSTLGADMLSFSAHKFGGPQGAGALVYNPGIDLGPALLRGGGQEEGHRAGTENLAAIVGFGAAAAIAFGAIDHYMNAMALMRDRVEQDMRSVLPEVVVFGDGVERLANTSAFAIPGVKAETLVMAFDLAGVAVSSGSACSSGKVRPSHVLAAMGVEPDVAEGAVRISLGWATRDEDVERFAAAFARVTRSVLARRQGERAA is encoded by the coding sequence ATGACGGCGGGTCGAGTTTATCTGGATTACAATGCGTCGGCGCCACTCCGTCCGGAGGTGGTGGAGGCGATGCTGCGTGTCCTCACCACGTCCGGCAATGGCTCCTCGGTCCACCGGGAAGGTCGCGCCGCGCGCGCCGCCATCGAGGAGGCGCGCGGCAAGGCCGCGGCTCTGGTAGGGGCCGAGGCCGCCAAGCTTGTTTTCACGAGCGGCGGCACCGAGGCGAATGTGCTGGCCTTGTCTCCTCATGTGCGGGTCCGCGGTTTCGATGGGCGGAACAAGGATCTCCCGCTGGCCCGTTGCTTCGTCGGCGCAACGGAGCATCCGAGCATTCTCGCCGGCGGGCGATTTCCAGCGGAGGCCGTGGCTGTCGTACCGGTGGATGGCAACGGCGTCGTCGACATCGCCTGGCTGGAGGAACATCTCGACGACAGCGCAGGCCGGCCTTTTGTGTCGCTGCAGATGGCCAATAACGAAACGGGCGTTCTGCAGCCGATCGGTGAGGTGGCGCAGCTCGTGCATGCCGCCGGCGGCATTCTGCATGTCGATGCGGTGCAGGCCGCAGGCAAGATGCCCATCGATTTCTCGACCCTCGGCGCCGACATGCTGAGTTTCTCGGCGCACAAGTTCGGCGGCCCGCAGGGCGCGGGCGCGCTGGTCTACAATCCGGGTATCGATCTCGGGCCCGCGCTCCTGCGTGGTGGCGGACAGGAAGAAGGCCATCGCGCCGGAACGGAGAATCTCGCGGCTATTGTCGGCTTCGGCGCCGCCGCGGCGATCGCATTTGGCGCGATTGATCACTATATGAACGCCATGGCCTTGATGCGCGACCGCGTCGAGCAGGATATGCGGAGTGTGTTGCCGGAGGTCGTCGTCTTCGGAGACGGGGTGGAGCGCCTTGCCAATACCTCGGCCTTCGCCATTCCTGGCGTCAAGGCGGAAACGCTGGTGATGGCCTTTGATCTCGCTGGCGTCGCGGTTTCGTCGGGGTCGGCCTGTTCGTCGGGGAAGGTGCGCCCCTCGCATGTTCTCGCCGCGATGGGCGTTGAACCTGATGTCGCGGAGGGGGCGGTGCGCATCAGTCTTGGCTGGGCGACCCGGGATGAAGACGTCGAACGGTTCGCGGCGGCTTTTGCCAGGGTCACGCGAAGCGTGTTGGCGCGTCGCCAAGGAGAGAGGGCGGCGTAG
- the sufB gene encoding Fe-S cluster assembly protein SufB yields the protein MPAVQETVERVKAIDVDQYKYGFETEVEMDLAPVGLSEDIVRLISAKKGDPEWMTEWRLDAYRRWLTMREPTWSRVQYPPIPFQELHYYAAPKKNAAPKSLDEVDPEILKTYEKLGIPLREQEILAGVEGAGSRVAVDAVFDSVSVVTTFKEELRKAGVIFCSISEAIREHPELVRKYLGSVVPVTDNFYATLNSAVFTDGSFVYVPEGVRCPMELSTYFRINERNTGQFERTLIIADKGSYVSYLEGCTAPARDENQLHAAVVELIALDDAEIKYSTVQNWFPGDAEGKGGVYNFVTKRGDCRGANSKISWTQVETGSAITWKYPSCILRGDNSRGEFYSIAISNGYQQVDSGTKMIHLGRNTTSKVISKGIAAGKSDNTYRGLVSAHRRASGARNFTNCDSLLIGDQCGAHTVPYIESKNASAVFEHEATTSKISDDQMFYCMQRGLSEEEAIALIVNGFVKDVLQQLPMEFAVEAQKLISISLEGSVG from the coding sequence ATGCCTGCAGTGCAGGAGACCGTCGAACGCGTTAAGGCGATCGACGTTGATCAATACAAATACGGTTTCGAGACCGAGGTCGAGATGGACCTGGCCCCCGTCGGCCTGTCCGAGGACATCGTCCGCCTGATCTCCGCCAAGAAAGGTGATCCTGAGTGGATGACCGAATGGCGGCTCGATGCCTATCGGCGTTGGCTCACCATGCGCGAACCGACCTGGTCGCGCGTGCAATATCCGCCCATCCCCTTCCAGGAACTCCACTACTACGCCGCGCCCAAGAAAAACGCGGCCCCGAAGTCGTTGGACGAGGTCGATCCCGAGATCCTCAAGACCTACGAGAAGCTCGGCATTCCGCTGCGGGAGCAGGAGATCCTCGCCGGTGTCGAGGGTGCCGGCTCGCGCGTCGCCGTCGATGCCGTCTTCGACTCGGTGTCGGTGGTCACAACCTTCAAAGAGGAGCTGAGGAAGGCAGGCGTCATCTTCTGCTCGATCTCGGAGGCCATCCGCGAGCATCCCGAACTGGTGCGCAAGTACCTGGGCTCGGTCGTGCCAGTGACGGATAATTTCTACGCCACGCTCAATTCAGCCGTCTTCACGGACGGCTCGTTCGTCTATGTGCCGGAGGGCGTGCGTTGCCCGATGGAGCTGTCCACCTATTTCCGCATCAATGAGCGCAACACGGGCCAGTTCGAGCGCACGCTGATCATCGCCGACAAGGGTTCCTATGTGAGCTATCTCGAGGGCTGCACGGCGCCGGCGCGCGACGAGAACCAGCTCCACGCGGCCGTGGTCGAGCTGATCGCCCTCGACGATGCCGAGATCAAGTACTCGACGGTGCAGAACTGGTTCCCCGGTGATGCCGAGGGCAAGGGCGGCGTCTACAACTTCGTGACAAAGCGCGGCGATTGCCGGGGCGCGAATTCGAAGATTTCCTGGACGCAGGTGGAGACAGGCTCGGCCATCACCTGGAAATATCCGTCCTGCATCCTGCGCGGCGACAATTCGCGCGGAGAGTTCTACTCGATCGCCATTTCCAACGGCTATCAGCAGGTCGATTCCGGCACCAAGATGATCCATCTCGGCCGCAACACGACGAGCAAGGTGATCTCGAAGGGCATCGCCGCCGGCAAATCGGACAACACCTACCGTGGTCTCGTCTCGGCGCATCGCCGGGCGTCCGGTGCGCGGAACTTCACGAACTGCGACTCGCTGCTCATCGGCGATCAGTGCGGCGCACATACGGTGCCCTACATCGAATCGAAGAACGCTAGCGCGGTCTTCGAGCATGAGGCAACCACCTCCAAGATCTCCGACGATCAGATGTTCTACTGCATGCAGCGCGGGCTCTCCGAGGAGGAGGCCATTGCCCTCATCGTCAATGGCTTCGTCAAGGACGTGCTGCAGCAACTGCCGATGGAATTCGCGGTCGAGGCGCAGAAGCTTATCTCGATCAGTCTGGAGGGGTCGGTCGGCTGA
- the sufC gene encoding Fe-S cluster assembly ATPase SufC — protein sequence MLEINNLVVDIEDKRILNGLSLKVHDGEVAAIMGPNGSGKSTLSYVIAGKEDYTVLDGEILLNGENILELEPSERAAKGIFLAFQYPLEIPGVATMTFLKSVLNAQRKARDEEELTTPDFMRRVKKAAETLEIDQEMLKRALNVGFSGGEKKRMEILQMALLEPSFCILDETDSGLDIDALRIVAEGVNALRAEDRSFLVITHYQRLLNYIVPDTVHVMSKGKVVRSGGKELALELEANGYADYRELAA from the coding sequence ATGCTTGAGATCAACAACCTGGTCGTCGACATCGAGGACAAGCGTATCCTCAACGGCCTGAGCCTGAAGGTGCACGACGGCGAGGTCGCCGCCATCATGGGTCCCAACGGGTCCGGCAAGTCCACGCTGTCCTACGTCATCGCGGGCAAGGAGGACTACACGGTCCTCGATGGCGAGATCCTGCTCAACGGTGAGAATATCCTCGAGCTCGAACCGTCCGAACGAGCCGCCAAGGGCATCTTCCTGGCCTTCCAGTATCCGCTGGAAATTCCCGGCGTCGCCACCATGACCTTCCTGAAATCGGTGCTGAATGCGCAGCGCAAGGCCCGCGATGAAGAAGAGCTGACCACTCCTGATTTTATGCGACGCGTGAAAAAAGCTGCGGAAACTCTTGAGATCGATCAGGAAATGTTAAAGCGCGCACTCAATGTCGGCTTCTCCGGCGGTGAGAAGAAGCGCATGGAAATTCTCCAGATGGCGCTGCTTGAGCCGAGCTTCTGCATCCTGGACGAGACCGACTCAGGCCTCGACATCGACGCGCTGCGGATCGTCGCCGAAGGCGTCAATGCCCTGCGCGCTGAGGACCGCTCCTTCCTCGTCATCACCCACTATCAGCGCCTCCTGAACTACATCGTGCCCGATACGGTGCATGTCATGTCCAAGGGCAAGGTGGTGCGTTCGGGCGGCAAGGAGCTTGCCCTCGAACTCGAGGCCAACGGCTATGCCGACTACCGCGAACTGGCGGCGTGA
- the sufD gene encoding Fe-S cluster assembly protein SufD: MSVITPIRTPAEAGLIDLYKVVRNTLPGTHTTLEHRDEAFALIEAAGLPHRRVEEWKYTDLRSLVQEAPPLAARPQLAETDPAIAGSKAFAAVSGARITFVNGHLVTTESIPEGVEITSLAEALSSGHPLLATMGGPDVARDNAAVALNSAFVADGAIISVSDGVKLDAPLVLRFINAGSKAFATSPRVVISAGDDTAFTLVESHEGPAGVGYHSNSVVEMVAGSSVDITHIRLNAEGDCALALSTLMVTLGAEAKFTSTGVVAGAHVSRHQVFLAFAGRDSVATIGGATMLAGKSLADTTLVVDHIVPGCQSRELFKTVVDGEATGVFQGKIIVRQHAQKTDGQMMSAALLLSEGAAMNNKPELEIFADDVVCAHGATCGQLDDELLFYLMARGLPRPEAEALLVQAFLGEALEPIALDDVREELTDLAASWLAGRAG; the protein is encoded by the coding sequence ATGTCAGTCATCACCCCCATCCGCACGCCGGCTGAGGCAGGCCTGATAGACCTCTACAAGGTCGTCAGGAACACTTTGCCGGGTACACACACCACACTGGAACACCGCGACGAGGCCTTCGCGCTGATTGAAGCGGCGGGTCTCCCGCATCGGCGTGTCGAAGAGTGGAAATACACGGATCTGCGCAGCCTGGTGCAGGAAGCGCCACCACTGGCCGCGCGCCCGCAACTCGCGGAAACGGATCCCGCGATCGCCGGCAGCAAGGCCTTTGCCGCCGTCTCCGGCGCCCGCATCACCTTTGTCAACGGCCATCTCGTCACCACCGAATCGATTCCGGAGGGTGTAGAGATCACATCGCTGGCCGAGGCCCTGTCGAGCGGCCATCCGCTGCTCGCCACGATGGGCGGACCGGATGTCGCCCGGGACAACGCGGCCGTCGCGCTCAATTCGGCCTTCGTCGCCGACGGCGCGATCATCAGCGTTTCTGATGGTGTGAAGCTCGACGCTCCGCTGGTGCTGCGTTTTATCAACGCGGGCTCGAAGGCTTTCGCGACTTCGCCACGCGTCGTTATCTCCGCCGGCGACGACACGGCCTTCACGCTCGTCGAAAGCCACGAGGGGCCGGCAGGCGTCGGCTATCATAGCAATAGCGTGGTCGAGATGGTCGCCGGTTCCTCGGTCGACATCACGCATATCCGGTTAAATGCCGAAGGTGATTGCGCGCTCGCGCTGTCGACCCTGATGGTGACCCTCGGCGCCGAGGCGAAGTTCACGTCGACCGGGGTCGTGGCCGGTGCGCATGTCTCGCGGCACCAGGTGTTTCTGGCCTTCGCCGGCAGGGACAGCGTGGCCACGATCGGTGGTGCGACAATGCTTGCGGGCAAGAGCCTTGCCGATACGACGCTGGTAGTGGATCATATAGTGCCCGGCTGCCAGAGCCGGGAGCTCTTCAAGACGGTAGTCGATGGCGAGGCCACCGGTGTCTTCCAGGGCAAGATCATCGTTCGGCAACATGCGCAGAAGACGGATGGCCAGATGATGTCCGCGGCGCTCCTTCTCTCCGAAGGCGCTGCAATGAATAACAAGCCAGAGTTGGAAATTTTCGCTGACGACGTGGTTTGCGCCCACGGCGCGACATGCGGGCAGCTCGACGACGAGCTGCTTTTCTATCTCATGGCACGTGGCTTGCCACGGCCAGAAGCGGAAGCCCTTCTCGTGCAGGCTTTCCTGGGTGAGGCGCTGGAGCCCATCGCCCTGGACGACGTACGGGAAGAGCTGACGGACCTGGCGGCAAGCTGGCTTGCCGGACGCGCCGGATAG
- a CDS encoding cysteine desulfurase — MNIAVANNTYDVAAIRRDFPILATEVHGRPLIYLDSAASAQKPRAVIDTMVSCMEGGYANVHRGLHYLANAATEAFEDAREAVRAFVNAESTDEIIFTRSATESINLVAASFGRLANIGAGDEIVLSIAEHHSNIVPWHFWRERNGAVLKWAPVDDDGNFLIDEFEKLLTPRTKIVAITHMSNVLGTVMPIKEIVRLAHARGIPVMVDGSQGAVHLPVDVRELDADFYVFTGHKVYGPTGIGVLYGKREWLEKLPPFNGGGEMIEEVTLDRVTYNSPPHRFEAGTPPIVEAIGLGAAVRYIESIGRGAILNHEDQLRDYAHKKLAGLNSIRIIGKAQSKGAIVSFEMKGAHAHDVATIIDRSGIAVRAGTHCAQPLLARFGTTSTCRASFGLYNTIAEIDAFVEALNKAEHLFLD, encoded by the coding sequence ATGAATATCGCCGTTGCCAACAATACCTACGATGTCGCGGCGATCCGTCGCGATTTTCCCATCCTCGCGACCGAGGTCCATGGCAGGCCGCTGATCTATCTCGACAGCGCCGCGTCGGCACAGAAGCCGCGTGCGGTGATCGATACGATGGTCAGCTGCATGGAAGGCGGCTACGCGAATGTGCACCGTGGCCTGCACTATCTCGCCAACGCTGCGACGGAGGCTTTCGAGGATGCGCGTGAGGCCGTCCGCGCCTTCGTTAACGCGGAAAGCACCGACGAGATCATCTTCACGCGCTCGGCGACGGAATCGATCAATCTCGTCGCCGCGAGCTTCGGGCGCCTTGCCAATATCGGCGCTGGCGACGAGATCGTCCTGTCGATCGCCGAGCACCATTCGAACATCGTGCCGTGGCATTTCTGGCGGGAACGTAACGGCGCCGTGCTCAAATGGGCTCCGGTCGACGACGATGGCAATTTCCTGATCGATGAATTCGAAAAGCTGCTGACTCCGCGCACCAAAATCGTCGCCATAACCCATATGTCGAACGTGCTGGGCACGGTGATGCCGATCAAGGAGATCGTGCGGCTAGCCCATGCGCGTGGCATTCCGGTGATGGTGGATGGAAGCCAGGGTGCGGTTCACCTGCCGGTCGACGTGCGCGAGCTCGACGCGGATTTCTACGTCTTTACCGGTCACAAGGTTTATGGCCCGACCGGGATCGGCGTGCTTTACGGTAAGCGTGAATGGCTGGAGAAGCTGCCACCTTTCAACGGTGGCGGTGAAATGATCGAGGAAGTGACCCTCGATCGCGTCACCTATAACTCTCCGCCGCATCGGTTCGAGGCCGGCACACCGCCTATCGTTGAGGCGATCGGCCTCGGCGCCGCCGTGCGCTATATCGAGTCGATCGGACGCGGCGCCATTCTCAATCACGAAGACCAGCTGCGAGACTACGCCCATAAAAAGCTCGCCGGCCTGAACTCGATCCGAATCATCGGCAAGGCGCAGTCCAAGGGCGCGATCGTATCCTTCGAGATGAAGGGCGCCCATGCCCATGACGTCGCCACGATCATCGACCGGTCGGGGATAGCGGTCCGCGCGGGCACCCATTGCGCCCAGCCGCTTCTCGCCCGTTTCGGCACCACATCGACCTGCAGGGCCTCGTTCGGCCTCTACAATACCATCGCGGAGATCGACGCCTTCGTTGAGGCGCTCAACAAGGCCGAGCATCTGTTCCTCGACTAG
- a CDS encoding SUF system Fe-S cluster assembly protein, with the protein MEEEKPNAPAVAAPSALPEEEVERLGDEIVAALKTVYDPEIPADIYELGLIYRVDIADDRHITIDMTLTAPGCPVAGEMPGWVENAVLAVGGIQGVTVNMVFDPPWDQSRMSDEARVALDMW; encoded by the coding sequence ATTGAGGAAGAAAAGCCCAATGCGCCGGCGGTCGCCGCGCCGTCGGCCTTGCCGGAGGAAGAGGTCGAGCGCCTGGGTGACGAGATCGTCGCCGCGCTCAAGACCGTCTATGATCCGGAAATTCCCGCCGATATCTATGAGCTTGGCCTGATCTACAGGGTTGATATCGCCGACGACAGGCACATCACGATTGACATGACCCTGACAGCGCCTGGCTGCCCGGTGGCCGGCGAAATGCCCGGCTGGGTCGAGAATGCCGTTCTGGCCGTCGGTGGTATCCAGGGTGTCACCGTCAACATGGTCTTTGATCCGCCATGGGATCAGAGCCGAATGTCGGATGAGGCACGCGTCGCGCTCGACATGTGGTAG
- a CDS encoding VOC family protein translates to MPDKPKSYKPRLGRILETALYVDDLDRAACFYGDVLGLEALTSDTRFCAFDVGGANVLLLFKRGSTLDTVTLPGGTIPPHDGHGPLHIAFAVTTADMQIWEERLAAAGIPIEGRTEWPKGGHSIYLRDPDGHLLELATPGIWASY, encoded by the coding sequence ATGCCAGACAAGCCGAAGTCATACAAGCCGAGGCTCGGTCGCATTCTGGAGACCGCGCTTTATGTCGATGACCTCGACCGCGCGGCGTGCTTTTACGGGGACGTGCTCGGTCTCGAGGCCTTGACCAGCGATACGCGTTTCTGCGCCTTCGATGTGGGAGGCGCGAATGTGCTGCTGCTGTTCAAGCGCGGATCGACGCTCGATACCGTGACCTTGCCCGGCGGGACCATTCCTCCCCACGATGGCCATGGGCCGCTCCACATCGCCTTCGCCGTCACCACGGCCGATATGCAGATATGGGAGGAGCGCCTGGCCGCCGCCGGTATCCCGATCGAGGGGCGGACCGAATGGCCCAAGGGCGGCCATAGCATTTACCTGCGCGATCCTGACGGCCATCTCCTGGAACTCGCGACACCCGGCATCTGGGCGAGCTATTGA
- a CDS encoding iron-sulfur cluster assembly accessory protein: MGAPRPKLTVMSLTDAAATRVKHLMAKANPPAVALRIGVKKGGCAGMEYTMDYADTLKPGEDVVEDKGVTIAIDPSAVLFLLGTTMDFKTDKMSSGFVFNNPNETSACGCGESVAITPARPEALAGALS; the protein is encoded by the coding sequence ATGGGTGCACCTCGCCCGAAGCTGACCGTCATGAGCTTGACAGACGCTGCTGCCACGCGCGTGAAGCATTTGATGGCCAAGGCCAATCCACCAGCTGTCGCCCTTCGTATCGGCGTCAAGAAGGGTGGCTGTGCCGGCATGGAATATACGATGGACTACGCCGATACGCTGAAGCCGGGCGAGGATGTCGTCGAGGACAAGGGTGTCACCATCGCCATCGATCCAAGCGCGGTGCTTTTCCTGCTCGGTACGACGATGGACTTCAAGACCGACAAGATGAGTTCCGGCTTTGTGTTCAACAATCCGAACGAGACGTCAGCCTGTGGCTGTGGCGAGTCCGTCGCCATAACGCCCGCGCGTCCCGAGGCCCTGGCCGGCGCCTTGAGCTAG
- a CDS encoding TfoX/Sxy family protein: MDAADLGDIFQAFGPVRVKRMFGGQGIYRGDLMFALEVDSTLFLKVDDGSKPLFEEAGALPFSYKRQDGRIVVMSFWSLPDSALDDPAEAARWAELALAAAKRSQAASRGRGRAGRGS; encoded by the coding sequence ATGGATGCGGCCGATCTCGGCGACATCTTTCAGGCTTTTGGCCCGGTGCGGGTCAAGCGGATGTTCGGCGGTCAGGGGATCTATCGCGGCGATCTCATGTTCGCGCTTGAAGTCGACAGCACGCTTTTCCTGAAGGTGGACGACGGCAGCAAGCCCTTGTTTGAGGAGGCTGGCGCGTTGCCCTTTTCTTACAAGCGGCAGGACGGGCGCATCGTGGTGATGTCGTTCTGGAGCCTGCCCGATTCAGCGCTCGATGATCCAGCGGAGGCGGCTCGCTGGGCCGAGCTTGCCCTCGCAGCGGCGAAACGCTCTCAAGCCGCATCCCGCGGGCGTGGACGGGCGGGCAGGGGCTCCTGA